A region of the Methanobrevibacter ruminantium M1 genome:
GGGAAACCAAATTAGGTGAAGTGATTGTTCTATTTGCATCATGCAGCTTTGGAATCTATTTCTCACATTATATTCTTATGAGATATATTATGTATAATGGATTTTTAGCTCCAATAAGAAAAACACATGCACTGTTTTGGCTTCCTGTAAGCTCAATAATCATAATAGGATTAAGTTGGCTTTTAATATACGTAATGAGCAAGATTCCATATGTAAGAATAGCTAGTGGGGTTAAATAGTCAAAAACCAATATCACCATATTTGATGAAAAAATAGATGGTTTAAAGAGTTAAAACTAGTAAAAATCAGTTAAAGAAAATGCTCTGCGAGTTAAGAAAAAAAGAAAAAGAAAAGCCTAAACCCTAAATTATAAATCTAAGGAAATAGACTAATTATTTTAAATTAAATTAATTTATTCCACAGTTACACACTTAGCCAAATTCTTTGGCTTGTCCGGATCAAGCTCTCTAATTACAGAAACATGATAGCTTAAAAGCTGAAGAGGAACTATATAAACAAGTGGAGCAATTATATCATCAACATCACAGTTTATAAGGAATGTATCATCAGACTCTGAAATCAAGTCCTCATCGCCAACTGCACCGATTCCCAATACATCAGCGCCTCTTGCCTTGACCTCTTGGAGATTGCTCATGATCTTCTTATGGTCTTGGCCCGGAGGTATAACCACAACTACTGGAATGTTTCTGTCAATAAGGGCAATAGGACCATGCTTTAGCTCTCCTGCAGCATATCCTTCAGCATGTATGTATGAGATTTCCTTTAATTTAAGTGCTCCTTCCAATGCAATAGGATAGGAGAATCCTCTTCCAATAAAGAAGGCATCCTTGTCCCTCTTATACTTTTTAGAGATTTCCTTAATCTCATCTCGCTTTTGGAGGACCTCTTCAATGTAATCCGGAACCTTTTCCAATCTCTTAAGAAGCTCATGATCCTCACCAAGAAGTGCTGAGAATAAGTAGATAGCCACCAATTGACTTACATAGGTTTTAGTAGCTGCAACACCAATTTCAGGACCTGCTTGAGTTTGAATAACATAGTCTGCCCTTCTTGTTGCAGATGATCCCCTCACATTAACAATTGCCAAGGTCTTTGAAGTTTCATTGGCAACATCAAGTGCCTTTAAGGTGTCTGCAGTCTCTCCAGACTGTGATATGAATATTACAAGGGTCTTGTCATTTAAGGCCTTTGCAGAGTACTTGAATTCAGAAGCCAGCAATACCTCAGTTGGTATTCCCACCAATGACTCGATAAGATATTTTCCAGTGAGGGACGCATGATAGGAGGTTCCGCATGCCACAAAGACAACCCTATTGATTGTTCCCTTGACCTCATCAACGATTTCCTTTACCTTATCCTTTTCATTCAAGGTGTTTTTAATGGCTGTGGACTGTTCATTGATTTCCTTAATCATGAAGTGATCATAACCACCCTTTTCAGCCATTTCAGGGGACCATTCAATGACTTCAATCTCCTTAGTCATCTCTTGGTCATTTTCATCAAGGAACTTCACTCCATCCTCATCTAAAATGACAATTTCTCCCTTTTCAAGGAATGCGATGTTGTTTGTATACTTTAAGATAGCAGGATAGTCGGATGCAACAAAGAACTCGCTATCTCCTATTCCAACGATAAGGGGACTGTCCTTTCTTGTTGCAACTATGCGGTTAGGCTCAGCGGAGGATATTGCTGCAAGTGCATATGCCCCTTCAATGACACCGATTACCTTGCGAACTGATTGGGTCAAATCAAGGCCTGTTTTCATATATTTGTCAATAAGATGAGGAATCACTTCAGTGTCGGTATCAGAGACAAACTGGTAACCTTCCCCTTCAAGCTCTTCCTTGATTGAGAGATAATTTTCAATGATTCCATTGTGAACAACTGCAATGGTGCCGTCGCCATTGAGATGAGGGTGTGAATTGATTTTACTTGGATCTCCGTGAGTTGCCCACCTTACATGGGCAATTCCATATTTGCCTTCCAAATCACATAAGTCAAGCTTTGCATCGACTTCTGCAATTTTTCCTGAATCCTTTTTAAGATTTATTTTGTCTTCATCTGCACAAGCTATGCCGATAGAATCATATCCACGGTATTCAAGTTTAGATATAGAGTCAAATAAGATAGGGGCTACTTTGCCTTCTTTTAGTACACATCCTACAATCCCACACATATTATCCACCACAGTTATTACATTTTAATTAGTATAATACTATTAGTTTTTAAAAATTGATTAAAATAATTAAAAATTACCAATTTCATTTTAAAATTTTTTAAATTTATAAACAGTATTTATAAATTGTTTATAGTTAATATTATTTATATTTTTATAAGAAATAGCTTATAAAATATTCTATTTTTTAAGATTGATTGGTGGAAAATAAGTTAAAATAATAATAAACAATAGAATTAAGATAAAAAAATGAGTAAAAATAGATGAAAAATAAATAAAAATAAGACAAGAAAAACTAAAATAAGATAAAACTAAGTCAAGAGATGAAAAATAAATGAAAATAAGACAAGAAAAACTAAAATAAGATAAAACTAAGTCAAGAGATGAAAAATAAATAAAAATAGAATTAAGATAAAAAAAATAAGTAAAAATAAGGGAATAATGAAAATAAGACAAAAGATAGACTAAGATTATAAAAAAGAACTATAATAAATCTCTAGAAATAGAACGAACTAAGATTAGAAAAATAGCCAAACATGATTTAAATTCGCTTTTTAGAATCCTCTTCTACCAATCTAGTGGCTTCCTCAGTTAATTCTTCCCATTCCCAGCCATTGCTTAAGACCTTTTCCTTAAGCTTTGAAATGCTGATGGAACTTACAAAATAAAGATGATTGTTCTCCTTAAATGAATAAGCCCAAGTGTATCCTTGCTTTGTATTGGTTTTTCGCTTTGTAACCCTGTAGAATCCAGTCTTGTTTGTTCTCTTAAGAGAGCTTTCATCAAAGTTTTCCTTATCTTTTAAAACCATCTCTTTAGCTTCTTCAGTAAATTCAAACCAGTCCAATCCTTTTTCAGTTACAACAGTTTTAAGCTTGTATAAATTGACAGAAACGATTCTTTTCAATCTGCCATCGTCATAGTACTGATATGACCAATAATCATTTCCGCTTCTTTTGTTTTCTACATAACTAACCCTATAAATACCTGTAGAACTTCTATATCTTGAAAAATCAAGTTTTGCTTTCCCTCTTAATTTGTCATATTGACGGACCTTAATCTCATCCTCATCGTAAAATCCATGAATGACATTGCTTACATAAATTTTACTTCTATTTACAGAATCTGCAATATCCATCATTGTTTGGCCAGAATCATATAATTCTATAATTCTCTTTTTTAATTCTGCCTTAGAGAGATCGTCTCCTGCAATCTTTTTAATGTCTTCTTTATTAGGAGCATTTTCCATAAAACACAACCCCAAAATTTTCTTATCCAATGCAATTATTATAAAAATTTATATATAAAAATTTATAATATATATTATTTTTATTCTAGGACATATACTTACTTTTCGGTTATTTTTAAAAATAAGACTTGATTTTAGTTTATTTTGAATAAAATATTTAGTTATGCCTAAATAAAATGTATTAACTTTATTTAATTTATTATTAACCATATAAAATATTATGGGCGTTTTATTTAGTCATACCTAAAAAATAAATAAGGAAATTCAAAAATTAAAAAATAATGATTTGAAAAATGAAGATTTTAATGATAGAAACTAAAAGATCCTCTAAAAGAAAAGAATTAAAACTAAAAATTCATCTAAAAAAACATTAAAATAAAAAGATTCTCTAAACGAAAAGAATTAAAACTAAAAAATCCATCTTAAAAAAGACAAGAGTGAAATTAAAAAAGTCAAAATTAAATTAGATTTATTAATGATTAAAAATAAAGAATTAATCATTATAACTATTAACTAATATTAATAATAAAAAACATATCTTAAACAAAGATAAAAAAAATCAATATTTAGATGATTGAAATGGATTCTAAAAAATTACTTTATGAAGGAAAGGCAAAAAGTGTTTTTCAAGGTGAAAATGCTGATGAAGTCATAATCGACTTTAGAGACGACATGACTGCAGGAGATGGAGCAAGAAAAGAAAGCATGGGAAAAAAGGGTTATTTCAACTCAATTATCTGTGCAAAAATCTTTGAGACTCTTGAAGAGGCAGGAGTTGAAACACAGCTTATCGAACTAACCGAGCCATGTGTCATGAAAGCTCGCAAATTGGATATGATCCCTATAGAGGTCATTGTAAGAAACATAGCTACAGGAAGCATCATAAGAAAATTCCCATTTGAGGATAAGAGCCCATTTAATCCTCCTCTCATACAGATGGACTTTAAGGCTGACGAATTTCATGACCCTATGTTAAATGATGCAATAGCTATCGCCCTTGGAATTGCCTCTCAAGAGGACCTTGATAAATTAAGGGAGCTTGCCTTAAAGGTCAACGAAGTAATGAGCAAAATGTTTAAGGAGATTGGAATCATCCTTGTTGACTTTAAAATCGAATTCGGTAAGGATTCCCAAGGAAATATCATATTAGGTGATGAGATAAGCCCAGATAGCTGCAGACTATGGGATGCCGAAACCCTTGATATGCTTGATAAGGAACTCTTTAGACAAGGAAAAGATGACGAGGTCATTGATGCCTATGAAGAAGTCTTTAACAGACTCTTAACCGAAGAAGATAAGGCAAAATGGAATATTAAATAGGAACAATACTTTAAAAAAACAAAGAAATAATTATTCAATTATATATCCAATTAAAAAAAAAAAAAAAAAAAAAAAAATCATCCAATTAAATATTCAATTAAATATAGAAAATAAAAATAACTATTATCAAATAATAAATTCAAATTTAAGGTGTTTAAAATGATGTATGATATCGAAGTTAAAGTTTCCCTAAAAGCAGGAATGTTAAATCCAGAAGCAACTACCATTCAAAGGTCATTATCCCTTTTAGGATACGAAGTAAAAGGAACCAAGACAAAAGAGATTATCAGCTTTGTAATGGAAGCGGAATCCGAAGATGATGCAAGGGCAAAAGTGGATGACATGTGTCAAAAGCTATTATGCAATCCGATCATTCACAACTACACTATAAAAATCATCAAAATGGACTTTACCTGTGCAAGCTGCGAATAAATACAGACTGATAAAATATTACAATTATTAAAGTGATAAAATGGCAATTGGAATTATAAGATTCCCTGGAACTAACTGTGACCGCGACGTTTATAAGGCTATAGATCTTGCTGGCGGAGAGGCAGAATATATCTGGTGGAACAATGAAGACTTGACTGATTATGATGGAATCGTTATACCTGGAGGATTTTCCTACGGAGACTACTTGCGTGCAGGGGCAATAGCTTCCAACACACCTGTTGTGGAAGGGGTTAAGGCACTTGTAAAGGAAGAAAAGCCAGTTCTTGGAATATGCAATGGAGCCCAGATTCTTGGAGAGATTGGACTTGTTCCAGGATTGTTCATTACAAATGAAGTCCCTAAGTTCAATTGTGAATGGAGCAGACTTAAGGTGGCAAACAATAAGACACCGTTTACAAAGAACTTTGATTTAGGCCAAATCATTGACATACCAATAGCTCATGCAGAAGGCAGATTCTACACTAAGGATATTGATTTATTGAAAGACCAAGACCAAATCGTGCTTCAGTTTGCAGAAGAGAACCCTAACGGATCTATGGAAGCTATCACTGGAGTAAGCGATGAGTCTGGACTTGTTGTTGCAATGATGCCACACCCAGAAAGAGCCACAACCAAATTATTAGGCTCAGATGACGGTCTTGAATTCTTTAAAGGGATGTTAGATAGTATTTAAGCTATCTAAAACCTTAATTATTTATTCAGTTAATATAAAATATTTAAGCTATCTAAAACCTTAATATTTTATTCAAGCTTAATTAAAATATAAACCCTTTTTTTAAAAACCAACTCAAATTATTTAAAAAACTATCAAGCAAGGAAGATAACATGCCAGTATATTTAATAGGTGCAGGTCCGGGAGACCCTGATTTAATAACTTTAAAAGCTGTAAAAGCATTGAATAAAGCAGATGTTGTTTTATATGACTATTTAGCCAATGATGAAATATTAAAACATGCCCCAGATACAGCAAAGCGCATTTATGTAGGAAAAAAAGCTGGAGAGCATTATAAGACCCAAGATGAGATCAATCAATTGATTATAGAAGAGGCTAAAGAAAATGAAAATGTAGTCAGGCTCAAAGGAGGAGACCCATTTGTATTCGGCAGAGGTGGAGAAGAGCTTTTAGCCCTTGCAGAAGAGGGAATCGACTTTGAAGTCATTCCAGGAGTCACCTCAGCAATCGGTGCACCTACAAGCATGGCATTTCCTATAACCCATAGAGCTGTTGCAACATCCTTTACAGTTGTAACAGGTCATGAAGACCCTACAAAAGAAAACAAGCAAGTAAAATGGGATTATACTGCAGACACCCTAATTATCCTCATGGGAATTGGAAACATAAAAGAAAACACTGCAGAAATTATGAAATACAGAGATCCAGACACTCCTGCCTGTGCAATCGAAAGCGGAACACTCCCTAACGAAAGGGTTGTCTTTGGAACTCTTGCAACAATAGCGGATAAGGAAATCAATACCCCTGCAATACTTGTGATTGGAAAGGTCATTGATGTATTCAAGCAAATAAAGGGAATTGAATAATAATAAATAAAATAAACTATTTAAATGAGGATTGAATAAAATCAATCCCTTTTAACTATTTTTAAAAAAAAAAACACCACCACTACCAGAAGGAATAAATAAAATAAATAAATAAAAGAGCCATAGCCACATCCCACTCGATTTCAATTATCATTAATTTTTAATTAAAACCACTCCATAAGTTATTTGACAGTTAAGTTAATACTTTTTCATCACATCCCACAAAAAAATATTACTCATAATCAAGATAAGTATTATTAAAAAAAGGACCTATTATAACTGTAAGAGTAAAAAAAATTAAAAAATAATTATAAAATATATCAAAATTAGATAATAATGAAATATATAAAAAATAGATTAAAAAAATATTTTAAATGCTAAAATAAAGAACAAATAAGCAAAAAAATACATTAAGTTTAAATAGTATTAAAAATATAACTAATTATTACTCAAATATACTTTATGAGTTATGAGTGAATAAAAAAAAATAAAGCGGAGTAATTATGGAAATCGGAGAAATTATTACTGATTCTTTAAAGTATCCTATTAATAACATTAAAGCTTTAATAATTTACATAGTCCTCGGTATCGTTGCAGGTCTTGTACTCGTATTAACCGGCGTTGGCGTCGGAGCAGGTGCAATAGCAAATAGCGCAGCAGCCACTGGAATTGTTGGAATTATTGGAATTATTATATTCTTCCTTATATACTTATTAATCTTAGGATACGAATTAGATGTTATAAACTTTGGTATTGAAAGAAGAGATGACGCTCCTGAAATCGACTTCGCTAGACAAATAACTAATGGTATTAAATGGTACATTACTTGCTTCATTTACATGTTAATCCCAACTATCATTATGATAATTTTATCATACCTCAATCAAACTTTAGGTTTAATTGTAGGAATAATATTATTTATCATAGCAGCATTCGCTTTATTAATGGCTCAATGCAGATTAGCTCACACAGACAGCTTAGGTGAAGCATTAAATATTCCAGAAGCAATTAAAGATATTACAAAAGTGGGAATTATAAAAATAATAGCAGTATTCCTTATTTTAGTTATCCTAGGCCTTGTCGTATCATTTATTTTAGGTTTATTTAGTGTATTAGGCGATGTAGGCACATATATTGGAGCTATTTTATCTGGTATTTTCACAATCTACCTAGCCTTTGTAGTCTTCAGAGCTAGTGGATTATTATACTCAGATGCAGTTTAAGCAAGCTTTTTTGGACTGCGGCCAAAAAACCTTGACCAAAATTCTTATCACATTTTGTGATAAGTATCTTTTCTTTTTTTACTTTTTCTTTTTTTTATAAATACTATTAAATTTACTTTTTTTTAAAATATTTATCCAAATAACTAATTTTCTAAAATAAACTCTTAAAACCCTTTTTTTAAAAAATAAACTACCAAAAATATTTCCTTTTACAAAATTGTTTCATAATTATGAAACAAATTAATCTTAAAATAGAAACCATAGAAACAAATAATCAAAACAAAATAAGTCAAAATAATAAAAAAGAAAGAATAAAAAAAGAATAAAAGAGTATAAAAATAAAAAATAAGAGTATAAATAAAG
Encoded here:
- the purQ gene encoding phosphoribosylformylglycinamidine synthase subunit PurQ; this translates as MAIGIIRFPGTNCDRDVYKAIDLAGGEAEYIWWNNEDLTDYDGIVIPGGFSYGDYLRAGAIASNTPVVEGVKALVKEEKPVLGICNGAQILGEIGLVPGLFITNEVPKFNCEWSRLKVANNKTPFTKNFDLGQIIDIPIAHAEGRFYTKDIDLLKDQDQIVLQFAEENPNGSMEAITGVSDESGLVVAMMPHPERATTKLLGSDDGLEFFKGMLDSI
- the glmS gene encoding glutamine--fructose-6-phosphate transaminase (isomerizing), which produces MCGIVGCVLKEGKVAPILFDSISKLEYRGYDSIGIACADEDKINLKKDSGKIAEVDAKLDLCDLEGKYGIAHVRWATHGDPSKINSHPHLNGDGTIAVVHNGIIENYLSIKEELEGEGYQFVSDTDTEVIPHLIDKYMKTGLDLTQSVRKVIGVIEGAYALAAISSAEPNRIVATRKDSPLIVGIGDSEFFVASDYPAILKYTNNIAFLEKGEIVILDEDGVKFLDENDQEMTKEIEVIEWSPEMAEKGGYDHFMIKEINEQSTAIKNTLNEKDKVKEIVDEVKGTINRVVFVACGTSYHASLTGKYLIESLVGIPTEVLLASEFKYSAKALNDKTLVIFISQSGETADTLKALDVANETSKTLAIVNVRGSSATRRADYVIQTQAGPEIGVAATKTYVSQLVAIYLFSALLGEDHELLKRLEKVPDYIEEVLQKRDEIKEISKKYKRDKDAFFIGRGFSYPIALEGALKLKEISYIHAEGYAAGELKHGPIALIDRNIPVVVVIPPGQDHKKIMSNLQEVKARGADVLGIGAVGDEDLISESDDTFLINCDVDDIIAPLVYIVPLQLLSYHVSVIRELDPDKPKNLAKCVTVE
- the purS gene encoding phosphoribosylformylglycinamidine synthase subunit PurS, which gives rise to MMYDIEVKVSLKAGMLNPEATTIQRSLSLLGYEVKGTKTKEIISFVMEAESEDDARAKVDDMCQKLLCNPIIHNYTIKIIKMDFTCASCE
- the cobA gene encoding uroporphyrinogen-III C-methyltransferase; its protein translation is MPVYLIGAGPGDPDLITLKAVKALNKADVVLYDYLANDEILKHAPDTAKRIYVGKKAGEHYKTQDEINQLIIEEAKENENVVRLKGGDPFVFGRGGEELLALAEEGIDFEVIPGVTSAIGAPTSMAFPITHRAVATSFTVVTGHEDPTKENKQVKWDYTADTLIILMGIGNIKENTAEIMKYRDPDTPACAIESGTLPNERVVFGTLATIADKEINTPAILVIGKVIDVFKQIKGIE
- the purC gene encoding phosphoribosylaminoimidazolesuccinocarboxamide synthase, which produces MDSKKLLYEGKAKSVFQGENADEVIIDFRDDMTAGDGARKESMGKKGYFNSIICAKIFETLEEAGVETQLIELTEPCVMKARKLDMIPIEVIVRNIATGSIIRKFPFEDKSPFNPPLIQMDFKADEFHDPMLNDAIAIALGIASQEDLDKLRELALKVNEVMSKMFKEIGIILVDFKIEFGKDSQGNIILGDEISPDSCRLWDAETLDMLDKELFRQGKDDEVIDAYEEVFNRLLTEEDKAKWNIK
- a CDS encoding DUF4013 domain-containing protein, with the protein product MEIGEIITDSLKYPINNIKALIIYIVLGIVAGLVLVLTGVGVGAGAIANSAAATGIVGIIGIIIFFLIYLLILGYELDVINFGIERRDDAPEIDFARQITNGIKWYITCFIYMLIPTIIMIILSYLNQTLGLIVGIILFIIAAFALLMAQCRLAHTDSLGEALNIPEAIKDITKVGIIKIIAVFLILVILGLVVSFILGLFSVLGDVGTYIGAILSGIFTIYLAFVVFRASGLLYSDAV